AGTGCATCTTCATTGGTCAGGAGTAATTGGAGGAGTGGTGCGATCTCCTCGAACTGCGGGCCCCGTGTGACTGTTTGAGAATCCTGATCCCAACGAACATACCCCATGGCCTCTAATTTTGGAAGATGGGAATGGTGCATCTCTCGCCGAAGTCCGGTCAACGTTTTCTCCCCGGTGTGCACTGCTTCTGGAATCGGTACATCCTCCCGCGAGTCGCGTTCTAGGAGTGCTACGAGGACTCGCCGTCGTTGCGTATTGGACATCGCCTCGAACAGGCGATCGACCATTGATAATGGTTATTGATTATGGTTTAAAAACCTTGCATCTGTAACCCCAAATACAGGACTGGATTCAAGAATCGGAATTGGCTCAGAGACAATTCACCACCGGTTCTGTACTTCTTCGGCGAATCCGACGACTTCGTCAATCTCGAGCGTGGTTCCGTCGTCGAGGACGAGCGAACCCGAGTAGTGGCCAAAGACCTGGTGCTGGACGGTCTTGAGGAGCCCCAGGTTGGTTACGTCGTCGCGGTCGAACAGTGGCTCGAAGTGCATGTCGACGCGGTCGTTGGGACTCGTGATCTGCCAGGATTCCGTGTAGTCGTCGAAGTGAAATTCAACGTCAGTCAGCTTGTGGACGGTCCCGTCGTAGACGATGGCGTTCTCGGTTGCCTGCTCGCGGTCACTGAAGCCGTACCCGAAGTTCCACCCCACCCTGACACCGTCGAGGCGGGTCCCACCGGCCCCCCAGTACCACGTGCTGGTGTAGGGCCAGGCACCACGTCCCCAGTCGTGGACACCGAACAGTTCGGGTTCGTCTCCGTCCTCAGCCCGGTCCCCGAGTGTAATCGAACCGCGAGCGGGTAGCGCCGGGTCTTTCATATTGTAGTAGAATCGACGCCGGTTCGCTTCCCAATCGGAGACGATGACGACCGCATCGACCTCCGGGTCCCGCTCCAGCGTCAGGTCGACGTGCAGACCGCGTCCGTCGTCGAAGGAGGGGTAATCGAGACTCACCGTCCGACCGTCCGAGGTGGGGACGAACTCGACTTCGACGCCTCGGCGCTCGAGGCGGACGGCCCCAGATTCCGGGTGCGCAGGTAAGTCGAAGTTCCCGCGCGGGAGCGGCACGATCTCCGAGTCACCCACTTCCTGATGAGTCTCGAAATCGAGCCACGAGGCGGAGAGCAGACCGAGATAGCCCAGATCCGCGACTGTGATCGCGACTCCGAACGACGGCCCGAGAACGGCGTAGTAATCCCACTCCTTGATGCGCCACCACCCGGGAGCGATATCGTCCCGGTCGTACCGGCGAATGGGTGTTCGTGCCCACCCTCGCTCGACGAGCCGTCCCGAGTCGTCCAAGAGCGGGCCCTGCTCGGTGATCTCGTGTTGCATAGATTCCAATTATCCTGGCAGTGTGATGAGAGTATGGGGGACAGTAGCAAATTACTCACCGCCGCCCGGACGATTGTATATAATTCGCACAGTTATCGGGCAACCTGCACCGCTCCCGTCTCTCTATCTTGATTCAGCGAGAGAATCCCGGCCTTCAGGCCGTCATCAGAAATCCGCGATTTCTGATTGCCAGTCAGATGTAATCTGACGACCGGGCGTGAATCGCGTACGCCCGGTGCCACAGTCCGCGCGGGTCTGCCGGGCCGAATATTCCACTTCCACTCCGGTCGGCAAGCCATTATGTAGCCAGCCCGTCACAGGCTATGTATGGCGAAT
The window above is part of the Halorientalis sp. IM1011 genome. Proteins encoded here:
- a CDS encoding DUF2804 domain-containing protein is translated as MQHEITEQGPLLDDSGRLVERGWARTPIRRYDRDDIAPGWWRIKEWDYYAVLGPSFGVAITVADLGYLGLLSASWLDFETHQEVGDSEIVPLPRGNFDLPAHPESGAVRLERRGVEVEFVPTSDGRTVSLDYPSFDDGRGLHVDLTLERDPEVDAVVIVSDWEANRRRFYYNMKDPALPARGSITLGDRAEDGDEPELFGVHDWGRGAWPYTSTWYWGAGGTRLDGVRVGWNFGYGFSDREQATENAIVYDGTVHKLTDVEFHFDDYTESWQITSPNDRVDMHFEPLFDRDDVTNLGLLKTVQHQVFGHYSGSLVLDDGTTLEIDEVVGFAEEVQNRW